The following are encoded together in the uncultured Sphaerochaeta sp. genome:
- the miaB gene encoding tRNA (N6-isopentenyl adenosine(37)-C2)-methylthiotransferase MiaB has protein sequence MIHTYWLETYGCQMNIAESNALELQLKGAGLVPAASAEQADCAILNTCTVRKSADNRIWGRLGFFGRIKKERPFTLIVTGCMAERLQEDLKGDAPQVDYVIGTNDKQRIVNILTSKDGKMDEHSQSYTFGSSYYQEGEFSSFIPIMNGCNNFCAYCIVPYVRGREVSRPVEDIVKEFAFLDSKGVKEVTLLGQNVNSYHFEQDGEVINFPKLLKILAAQKHSVKWIRFESPHPKDFTSELVQVIKEENVVARHLHIPLQSGSTRILSLMNRKYSHEQFITLIDEIREAVPEITFSTDVMVGFPSETEEEYRETLSVLSHMRCLEAFMYYFNPREGTKAVDMEGQVDEEIRKRRLSELITFQHAIFAEEKTKRSHEEVEVLVTQVSKHDASQMLGKTEHNEMVVFSGSPEKGSIVTVRLNELKGNTYSGILL, from the coding sequence ATGATTCACACATATTGGCTTGAGACTTACGGTTGCCAGATGAACATTGCCGAGAGCAATGCACTGGAACTGCAGCTCAAAGGAGCCGGATTGGTTCCCGCAGCAAGTGCTGAACAAGCAGATTGCGCGATATTAAATACATGTACGGTACGAAAAAGTGCCGATAATCGCATTTGGGGAAGACTTGGTTTCTTCGGTCGTATCAAGAAAGAGCGACCCTTTACTCTGATTGTGACCGGGTGTATGGCTGAACGCCTACAAGAGGACCTGAAAGGCGATGCCCCTCAGGTAGATTATGTGATCGGAACAAATGACAAACAACGTATCGTCAATATTCTCACCAGCAAGGATGGGAAAATGGACGAGCACTCCCAGTCCTATACCTTTGGTTCATCTTACTATCAGGAAGGTGAATTCAGCTCCTTTATTCCCATCATGAACGGCTGTAACAATTTTTGTGCATACTGCATTGTACCCTACGTGCGTGGACGGGAAGTGTCCCGCCCAGTTGAAGATATTGTAAAGGAATTTGCTTTCCTCGACTCCAAGGGTGTAAAGGAAGTAACCCTGCTTGGGCAGAATGTAAACAGTTATCACTTTGAGCAGGATGGGGAGGTTATCAACTTTCCTAAGCTTCTGAAAATCCTGGCTGCTCAAAAACACTCGGTCAAGTGGATTCGCTTTGAAAGTCCACATCCCAAGGACTTCACCAGTGAACTGGTACAGGTGATCAAGGAAGAGAACGTGGTTGCACGTCACCTGCATATTCCACTGCAGAGTGGATCGACAAGAATTCTTTCCCTTATGAACAGGAAATACTCTCATGAACAGTTTATCACTCTGATAGATGAAATCAGGGAAGCCGTTCCTGAGATTACTTTCTCCACTGATGTAATGGTGGGATTTCCTTCCGAAACAGAAGAAGAGTATCGAGAAACGTTGAGCGTTCTCTCCCATATGAGATGTCTTGAAGCATTCATGTACTACTTTAATCCCAGGGAGGGCACCAAGGCCGTCGACATGGAAGGGCAAGTGGATGAGGAGATAAGGAAGAGAAGGTTGAGTGAACTCATTACTTTCCAACATGCAATTTTTGCGGAAGAGAAGACAAAACGCAGTCATGAGGAAGTTGAGGTATTGGTTACCCAGGTTTCCAAGCATGATGCTTCCCAAATGCTCGGGAAAACAGAGCATAATGAAATGGTCGTTTTTTCTGGTTCTCCAGAAAAAGGAAGCATTGTTACAGTTCGCCTGAATGAGTTGAAAGGAAACACGTATAGCGGAATTCTGCTATAA
- a CDS encoding NAD-dependent protein deacylase, whose translation MEKQQAFEKKFNTLRAMIRGSRSLVVLTGAGISTLSGIPDFRSSSGIYAKRWNEYRVEEILSIGFFHAHPELFYEWAKEFWYNLDSYTPNVVHASLAALERKGYVQGVFTQNIDMLHKKAGSRKCYELHGSAEHHHCTNCNSYYSYESIAPIVLNGEVPRCTQCGSVIKPDITFYGENLDSLVLAKAYEMFSHSDLTLVLGSSLLVQPAANLPYYSLQNSASLVIVNKQKTGYDRSATLQFTDLQQFGEALEVFAETLEVFAETLEVFAETLEERKSLS comes from the coding sequence ATGGAAAAACAACAAGCATTCGAGAAAAAATTCAACACACTGAGAGCAATGATCAGGGGAAGCCGTTCCCTGGTCGTGCTTACTGGTGCAGGCATCTCAACGCTCTCGGGAATACCTGATTTTCGAAGCAGCAGTGGAATATATGCAAAACGTTGGAATGAGTATCGAGTTGAAGAGATCTTGAGTATCGGATTTTTTCATGCGCATCCAGAACTCTTCTACGAGTGGGCGAAGGAGTTCTGGTATAACCTGGACTCCTATACTCCCAACGTAGTGCATGCAAGTCTTGCAGCCTTGGAAAGAAAGGGCTATGTACAAGGTGTTTTTACGCAAAACATCGATATGTTGCACAAGAAAGCAGGAAGTCGAAAGTGTTATGAATTGCATGGGAGTGCTGAACACCATCACTGCACAAACTGCAACAGTTATTATTCCTATGAATCGATAGCACCAATCGTTTTGAATGGGGAAGTGCCACGGTGTACGCAGTGTGGTTCTGTCATTAAGCCGGATATCACCTTCTATGGAGAGAACCTTGATTCCTTGGTGCTAGCCAAGGCCTATGAAATGTTCAGCCATAGTGATCTTACACTTGTCCTGGGTTCCTCACTGTTGGTACAACCTGCTGCAAACCTTCCGTATTATTCATTGCAAAATAGCGCTTCACTGGTAATCGTGAACAAACAAAAAACTGGATACGACCGGTCTGCTACTTTACAGTTCACTGACCTACAACAATTCGGTGAAGCACTTGAGGTGTTTGCAGAAACACTTGAGGTGTTTGCAGAAACACTTGAGGTGTTTGCAGAAACACTTGAGGAAAGAAAATCACTGAGTTAA